In Tsuneonella amylolytica, one genomic interval encodes:
- a CDS encoding SDR family NAD(P)-dependent oxidoreductase: MTVSFKDKVAIVTGAGGGLGREYALELARRGAKVVVNDLGGARDGTGHSDSALQVVEEIEKAGGEAVSNGGSVTDFEQMEKMVADAKQKWGGVHVLINNAGVLRDKTFAKMTPDDFEFVLKVHLTGSAFVTKAAWETMREQAYGRILMTASSTGLFGNFGQANYGAAKLGLAGLTKTLQLEGAKYNIKVNTLAPVAGTRMTEDLFPEQAFKMFGPENVVPAALFLVSEDAPTNAIVGAGAGGFHSAWVMMNDAVWLPEDERTVEGFAANWDKISAQTGLHAPNNGGEQSGAILKAMQAVMGDAAPSSTRG, from the coding sequence ATGACCGTTTCGTTCAAGGACAAGGTCGCCATCGTCACCGGCGCAGGCGGCGGCCTGGGCCGCGAATACGCGCTCGAACTCGCCCGCCGCGGCGCAAAGGTCGTGGTCAACGACCTCGGCGGCGCGCGCGACGGTACCGGCCATTCCGACAGCGCCCTCCAGGTCGTCGAGGAAATCGAGAAGGCCGGCGGCGAGGCTGTGTCGAACGGCGGCTCGGTCACCGACTTCGAGCAGATGGAAAAGATGGTCGCGGACGCCAAGCAGAAGTGGGGCGGCGTCCACGTCCTCATTAACAACGCCGGCGTGCTGCGCGACAAGACATTCGCCAAGATGACGCCGGACGATTTCGAGTTCGTGCTGAAGGTGCACCTCACCGGCAGCGCGTTCGTCACCAAGGCGGCGTGGGAAACCATGCGCGAGCAGGCCTATGGCCGCATCCTGATGACCGCGTCTTCCACCGGCCTGTTCGGCAACTTCGGCCAGGCGAACTACGGCGCGGCCAAGCTCGGCCTCGCCGGCCTCACCAAGACCCTCCAGCTCGAGGGCGCGAAGTACAACATCAAGGTCAACACGCTGGCCCCCGTCGCGGGCACGCGCATGACCGAGGACCTGTTCCCCGAACAGGCGTTCAAGATGTTCGGCCCCGAGAACGTGGTCCCCGCCGCGCTCTTCCTCGTATCCGAGGACGCGCCGACCAACGCCATCGTGGGCGCGGGTGCGGGCGGCTTCCATTCGGCGTGGGTCATGATGAACGACGCCGTGTGGCTGCCGGAAGACGAGCGCACCGTCGAAGGCTTCGCGGCCAATTGGGACAAGATCAGCGCCCAGACAGGCCTCCACGCCCCGAACAACGGCGGCGAACAGTCGGGCGCGATCCTGAAGGCCATGCAGGCCGTCATGGGCGACGCCGCGCCGAGCTCGACCCGGGGCTGA
- a CDS encoding HAD-IA family hydrolase, producing MADFPFDIVAFDLDGTLLETHRDLGTAVNHALTLGGFAVVPIESATDLIGGGAKIMLRRALDAQGGVEEGRFRELYKAMLRYYGEHYADYTRPYPHALEVLDELRGRGVRLAVVTNKFFEFANGVLDKLGMHDRIDLVLGGDSLGKGRAKPAPDLIWAARDRLGGGRLAFVGDSSYDMKAGRAAGVPVVAVTYGYHDLAPLAMGADAVVDSLDQLVPVLETL from the coding sequence ATGGCCGATTTTCCCTTCGACATCGTCGCCTTCGACCTCGACGGCACCCTCCTCGAAACGCACCGCGACCTCGGCACCGCGGTCAACCACGCGCTCACGCTGGGCGGGTTCGCGGTGGTCCCGATCGAAAGCGCGACCGACCTCATCGGCGGCGGCGCCAAGATCATGCTGCGCCGCGCTCTCGACGCGCAGGGCGGCGTCGAGGAAGGCCGCTTTCGCGAGCTCTACAAGGCGATGCTGCGTTATTACGGCGAGCATTACGCCGACTACACCCGCCCCTACCCCCACGCCCTGGAAGTGCTGGACGAACTGCGCGGTCGCGGGGTCAGGCTGGCGGTGGTGACGAACAAGTTCTTCGAGTTTGCCAATGGCGTGCTGGACAAGCTCGGAATGCACGACCGGATCGACCTCGTCCTCGGCGGCGACAGCCTCGGCAAGGGGAGGGCCAAGCCCGCGCCCGACCTCATCTGGGCCGCACGGGATCGGCTGGGCGGCGGGCGGCTCGCATTCGTGGGCGACAGTTCCTACGACATGAAGGCCGGGCGCGCGGCGGGTGTGCCGGTTGTCGCCGTCACCTACGGCTACCACGACCTCGCCCCGCTCGCGATGGGGGCGGACGCCGTCGTCGATTCGCTCGACCAGCTGGTTCCTGTGCTCGAAACGCTCTGA
- the glmU gene encoding bifunctional UDP-N-acetylglucosamine diphosphorylase/glucosamine-1-phosphate N-acetyltransferase GlmU, translating into MSTREFAAVILAAGKGTRMKSDLHKVLHPIGGRAMLHHLMASVDELGPSRTVVVVGSGREQIEGAVSGRAATALQEPQLGTGHAVQQAEADLADFSGDVLILYGDVPFVRPATMRRMLDRLHEDDAPAVVVLGFEPDDTLQYGRVIAGADGTIEKMVEHKDANEAERACRLCNSGLMAARGADLFDLLARVGNDNAAGEYYLVDAVNVARADGRKSAVVVTDHAAEVAGINSRGELAEAEAQWQAFRREEAMAEGVSLRAPETVFFSYDTKLGRDVTVDQNVVFGPGVTVADGAHIRAFSHLEGASVGEGCEVGPFARLRPGAVMEKGARVGNFVEMKKAVLGEGAKANHLTYLGDAEVGAGANIGAGTITCNYDGYFKHRTVIGPRAFIGSNSALIAPVRIGADAIVAAGSAVSRDVGDGELRMVRADQLVKPGWADRFHDAMKKKKAAGKG; encoded by the coding sequence ATGAGCACTCGCGAATTCGCCGCCGTCATCCTCGCCGCGGGCAAGGGCACCCGCATGAAGTCGGACCTGCACAAGGTCCTCCATCCCATCGGCGGGCGCGCGATGCTGCATCACCTGATGGCGAGCGTCGACGAACTCGGCCCGTCGCGGACGGTCGTGGTCGTGGGCAGCGGGCGCGAGCAGATCGAGGGCGCGGTGAGCGGGCGGGCGGCGACCGCGCTGCAGGAACCGCAGCTCGGCACCGGTCATGCGGTGCAGCAGGCTGAGGCCGATCTCGCGGATTTTTCGGGCGACGTCCTCATCCTCTACGGCGACGTGCCCTTCGTGCGGCCGGCCACCATGCGCCGGATGCTCGACCGCCTGCACGAAGACGACGCGCCCGCCGTGGTCGTCTTGGGGTTCGAGCCCGACGACACGCTGCAGTACGGCCGCGTGATAGCGGGCGCGGACGGCACGATCGAGAAGATGGTCGAGCACAAGGATGCCAATGAGGCGGAGCGCGCGTGCCGCCTGTGCAATTCTGGCCTGATGGCCGCGCGCGGAGCCGACCTGTTCGACCTGCTGGCGCGTGTGGGCAACGATAACGCGGCCGGCGAATACTACCTCGTCGACGCGGTCAACGTGGCACGGGCCGACGGCCGCAAGAGCGCGGTCGTGGTCACCGACCATGCGGCCGAGGTCGCCGGGATCAACAGCCGCGGCGAACTGGCCGAGGCCGAAGCGCAATGGCAGGCCTTCCGCCGCGAGGAAGCGATGGCCGAAGGCGTCTCGCTGCGCGCGCCGGAGACGGTCTTCTTCAGCTACGACACGAAGCTGGGGCGCGACGTGACGGTGGACCAGAACGTGGTCTTCGGTCCCGGCGTGACCGTGGCCGACGGCGCGCATATCCGGGCTTTCTCCCACCTCGAGGGTGCGAGCGTCGGCGAAGGCTGCGAAGTCGGTCCGTTCGCCCGCCTGCGCCCCGGTGCGGTGATGGAGAAGGGGGCCAGGGTCGGCAACTTCGTCGAGATGAAGAAGGCGGTGCTCGGCGAAGGGGCCAAGGCGAACCACCTCACGTACCTCGGCGATGCGGAGGTCGGCGCGGGCGCGAACATCGGTGCGGGCACGATCACCTGCAACTACGACGGGTACTTCAAGCACAGGACGGTGATCGGCCCGCGTGCCTTCATCGGGTCGAACAGCGCGCTGATCGCCCCGGTGCGGATCGGGGCCGACGCCATCGTGGCGGCGGGCAGCGCGGTCAGCCGCGACGTCGGCGACGGCGAACTGCGGATGGTCCGCGCCGATCAGCTGGTGAAGCCGGGCTGGGCCGATCGCTTCCACGACGCGATGAAGAAGAAGAAGGCGGCCGGGAAGGGGTGA
- a CDS encoding HNH endonuclease, giving the protein MSDAAVVCWLCHRPLGRKVQQHHTVPKAKRGRDTVPVHPICHRAIHANFTNAVLARIGDDRAALLANEALAKFVAWVADKPPDFHAPTRRPRG; this is encoded by the coding sequence TTGAGCGATGCGGCGGTGGTGTGCTGGCTGTGCCACCGCCCGTTGGGGCGCAAGGTCCAGCAGCATCACACGGTCCCCAAGGCCAAGCGCGGGCGCGACACGGTGCCCGTCCACCCCATCTGCCACCGCGCGATCCATGCGAACTTCACCAACGCGGTCCTCGCCCGCATCGGCGACGACCGCGCCGCGCTGCTTGCGAACGAGGCTCTGGCGAAGTTCGTGGCCTGGGTCGCCGACAAGCCGCCCGATTTCCATGCGCCCACCCGGCGGCCGCGCGGTTAG